AGGTCTATGACGTGCCGGTGTTCAAGAGGGTCAAGGTCCACCGCGACTTCCACGCCGAGGTCGCCAAGGCCCTGTATTCGCTGCCCGAATGCTGGATCGGTCAGTACCTGGACGTGCGCGCCGACACCGAGCTGGTGAAGTTCTATCGCCGCGGCGTGCTGGTCAAGGTCCATCCCCGCCAACCGGCCGGTGGGCGCAGCACCGACCCCCGCTGATCTGCCCGAACACAAGACCGGCTACGCGCTGCGTGATGTGGCGGCGTTGATCGCCACCTGCGCCTCCCACGGCCCCAACGTCGGGATCTACGCCGAACGCATCCTCGATGACCGGCTGCCCTGGACGAAGATGCGTACCGTCTACCGGCTGCTGGGTCTGGTGCGCCGCTACGGCGCCGACCGGGTCGAACAGGCCTGTTCATTGTCGCTGGATCTCGATGTCGTCTCGGTGAACAAGATCGCCTCCATGCTGGAGCGCGCCACCGAGACCAGCTCCCCGGCCCTGCCGAAAGCGGTCGGTCACACCGCGACCCGCTTCGCCCGTGATCCTTCCGAATTCAACTCCACCCCAACATCATTGACCATCTTTTCCGAGGAGAACCGCTGACATGACTACCACCGCCCGTGGAGCTACCGACCCGATCGGCGCTGATCTGCTCCGACTGCTCAAAGCCCTCAAGCTCGGTGCACTGGCTGACACCCTGCCCGAACGCGCCGCCTTGGCCCGACAACACAAACTCAGCCACATCGGCTTCCTGGAAACACTGCTGGCTGACGAGGTCTCCCGACGCGAATCCCGCTCCGCGGCACTACGAGCGGCCAAAGCCGGACTCGATCCGAGCATGCGGTTTGACACCTGGACCGCCCACGACGACCTGCGCTATGACCGCACCCTGCTCGGTGATCTCACCTCGCTACGGTTCCTCGATGCCGGCCAGTCCGCGATCGTCCTCGGGCCCGTCGGCGTCGGCAAGACCCATCTGGCAACAGCATTGGGCCACATGGCTATTCGCCGCCGCCACACCGTCGTTTTCGGCCGCGCCGACAAACTGTTCACCCGGCTACGCGCCGCCCGCCTGGACCACACCGTCGACGCAGAGATCCGCCGACTGGCCGCCGTCGACGTTCTGATCATCGACGACTTCGCGCTACGCCCCCTCGACGCCACCGAAACCAGCGACTTCTACGAAATCGTCGTCGAGCGCCACCGCGC
The window above is part of the Mycolicibacterium rutilum genome. Proteins encoded here:
- the istB gene encoding IS21-like element helper ATPase IstB — encoded protein: MTTTARGATDPIGADLLRLLKALKLGALADTLPERAALARQHKLSHIGFLETLLADEVSRRESRSAALRAAKAGLDPSMRFDTWTAHDDLRYDRTLLGDLTSLRFLDAGQSAIVLGPVGVGKTHLATALGHMAIRRRHTVVFGRADKLFTRLRAARLDHTVDAEIRRLAAVDVLIIDDFALRPLDATETSDFYEIVVERHRAKTTIMTSNREPAEWLTMTADTLLAQSAIDRLTSAAHTLVIEGPSYRQRTRPQLDPDPADKHPQ